A portion of the uncultured Draconibacterium sp. genome contains these proteins:
- a CDS encoding ImmA/IrrE family metallo-endopeptidase — translation MALITVNSNRIYHGKKRFVIAHELVHFEMHRHLVPIHHDTDATPEYFKNGHQETDANEFISELLMPKLLFEKECSVKKFSPDLLRYLADRF, via the coding sequence ATGGCATTAATTACGGTAAACTCTAATCGAATTTATCATGGGAAAAAAAGATTCGTTATTGCGCATGAATTAGTTCATTTTGAGATGCACCGTCATTTAGTGCCGATACATCATGATACAGATGCCACGCCAGAATACTTTAAGAATGGTCATCAAGAAACAGATGCTAATGAATTTATATCTGAGCTATTAATGCCGAAACTATTATTTGAAAAAGAATGCTCTGTGAAAAAGTTCAGTCCAGATCTTTTAAGATATTTGGCAGATAGATTTTAA